A single genomic interval of Colius striatus isolate bColStr4 chromosome 9, bColStr4.1.hap1, whole genome shotgun sequence harbors:
- the COPS8 gene encoding COP9 signalosome complex subunit 8 isoform X2: protein MNNARYLWKRIPPAIKSANAELGAVWSVGQRIWQRDFPGIYTTIRAHQWSEAIQPIMEALRDATKRRAFGLVSQAYTSIVADDFAAFVGLPVEEAVKGVLEQGWQADFSTRMVMPKKTGALEASFNRFIPSSEPAPVPPIPNEQQLARLTDYVAFLEN from the exons AT gaataaTGCACGTTATCTTTGGAAAAGAATCCCTCCAGCTATCAAATCT GCAAATGCTGAACTTGGTGCAGTTTGGTCTGTAGGACAAAGAATCTGGCAGAGAGACTTTCCAGGAATCTATACAACAATCCGTGCACATCAGTGGTCTGAGGCTATCCAACCAATCATGGAAGCACTTAGAG ATGCAACTAAAAGGCGAGCTTTTGGACTGGTTTCTCAGGCATATACCTCAATAGTTGCAGATGACTTTGCAGCCTTTGTTGGGCTTCCTGTAGAAGAAGCTGTGAAAG GTGTATTGGAACAGGGCTGGCAAGCAGACTTTTCAACTCGTATGGTAATGCCTAAAAAAACTG gTGCATTGGAAGCTTCCTTTAACAGATTTATTCCTTCATCAG AACCTGCTCCAGTTCCACCAATTCCAAATGAGCAGCAGTTGGCCAGATTGACTGACTATGTGGCTTTCCTTGAAAATTGA
- the COPS8 gene encoding COP9 signalosome complex subunit 8 isoform X1 has product MPVAVMAESSFSFRKLLEQCETQELEAPGGIATPLVYGQLLALYLLHNDMNNARYLWKRIPPAIKSANAELGAVWSVGQRIWQRDFPGIYTTIRAHQWSEAIQPIMEALRDATKRRAFGLVSQAYTSIVADDFAAFVGLPVEEAVKGVLEQGWQADFSTRMVMPKKTGALEASFNRFIPSSEPAPVPPIPNEQQLARLTDYVAFLEN; this is encoded by the exons ATGCCCGTGGCGGTGATGGCAGAGAGTTCCTTCAGCTTCAGGAAGCTCCTGGAGCAGTGCGAGACTCAGGAGCTGGAG GCCCCCGGAGGAATTGCAACACCTCTTGTTTATGGCCAACTTCTAGCTTTATACTTGTTGCATAATGACAT gaataaTGCACGTTATCTTTGGAAAAGAATCCCTCCAGCTATCAAATCT GCAAATGCTGAACTTGGTGCAGTTTGGTCTGTAGGACAAAGAATCTGGCAGAGAGACTTTCCAGGAATCTATACAACAATCCGTGCACATCAGTGGTCTGAGGCTATCCAACCAATCATGGAAGCACTTAGAG ATGCAACTAAAAGGCGAGCTTTTGGACTGGTTTCTCAGGCATATACCTCAATAGTTGCAGATGACTTTGCAGCCTTTGTTGGGCTTCCTGTAGAAGAAGCTGTGAAAG GTGTATTGGAACAGGGCTGGCAAGCAGACTTTTCAACTCGTATGGTAATGCCTAAAAAAACTG gTGCATTGGAAGCTTCCTTTAACAGATTTATTCCTTCATCAG AACCTGCTCCAGTTCCACCAATTCCAAATGAGCAGCAGTTGGCCAGATTGACTGACTATGTGGCTTTCCTTGAAAATTGA